Proteins encoded by one window of Mustela erminea isolate mMusErm1 chromosome 5, mMusErm1.Pri, whole genome shotgun sequence:
- the SEM1 gene encoding LOW QUALITY PROTEIN: 26S proteasome complex subunit SEM1 (The sequence of the model RefSeq protein was modified relative to this genomic sequence to represent the inferred CDS: substituted 1 base at 1 genomic stop codon) produces MGKVGMIPEVFGAKGHHVREKAADNEFEEFLKEDWAGLGEDEDAPIWEDNWNDDNIKDDIFSQLQAELEKHGXKMEMS; encoded by the exons ATGGGGAAGGTTGGAATGATTCCAGAG GTTTTTGGTGCCAAAGGTCACCATGTCCGAGAAAAAGCAGCGGACAacgagtttgaggagttcctcaAGGAAGACTGGGCTGGTTTAGGTGAAGATGAAGATGCACCCATCTGGGAGGATAATTGGAATGATGACAACATAAAGGATGACATCTTCAGTCAGTTACAAGCTGAACTAGAGAAACATGGTTAAAAGATGGAGATGTCATAG